In the Solibacillus sp. FSL K6-1523 genome, one interval contains:
- a CDS encoding amidohydrolase family protein, translating to MAMRIDFHTHIYPEDLPDLAKKYGNDRWPILENKCSCGADIMVSGKVFRAVDAQVWDAEKRIEDMDRERVDMQVLSPVPVTFSYWAPVEQALELAVYQNDFIAQTVKQYPNRFIGLGTVPLQDAEVSVKELIRCKEIGLAGIEIGTNVNGQNLDSDYLLPFFKVAEQYEMPLFVHPWETMAKDRTPEHNFMYTIGMPSETALAAASLLWSGVMEKCPNLKVCFAHGGGSFPYILPRLDQGWKVWPDIRKTEHPPSYYTKNFYFDSLVYEPQNLQYLIDRFGVDKVIMGSDYPFLLREIDPGKVIDEYGALSDEDRAAILGENVLSFLNIERSKIYGKSVENA from the coding sequence ATGGCAATGCGAATAGATTTTCATACGCATATTTACCCAGAGGACTTACCCGATTTAGCGAAAAAATACGGCAATGATCGCTGGCCGATATTAGAAAATAAATGTTCCTGCGGGGCAGATATAATGGTGTCCGGCAAGGTTTTCCGCGCAGTTGATGCTCAAGTATGGGATGCGGAAAAACGTATTGAAGATATGGATAGAGAGCGTGTCGATATGCAAGTTTTATCACCTGTCCCTGTAACATTTTCATATTGGGCACCTGTCGAGCAAGCGCTGGAATTAGCCGTTTACCAAAATGATTTTATTGCGCAAACAGTAAAGCAATATCCAAATCGTTTTATCGGATTAGGCACAGTGCCATTACAAGATGCGGAAGTTTCTGTGAAAGAGCTCATTCGTTGTAAGGAAATAGGTTTAGCTGGTATTGAAATTGGAACGAATGTGAATGGTCAAAATTTAGATAGCGACTATTTACTACCATTTTTCAAGGTAGCTGAACAGTATGAAATGCCATTGTTCGTGCATCCATGGGAAACGATGGCAAAAGATCGTACGCCTGAACACAATTTCATGTACACAATCGGCATGCCAAGCGAAACAGCATTAGCTGCAGCGAGCTTACTGTGGAGCGGTGTGATGGAAAAATGTCCAAATTTAAAAGTATGCTTTGCGCATGGTGGAGGGTCTTTCCCTTATATATTACCGCGCCTTGATCAAGGATGGAAAGTATGGCCGGACATACGGAAGACGGAGCATCCACCAAGCTATTACACAAAAAACTTTTACTTTGATTCATTAGTATATGAACCACAAAATCTTCAATATTTAATTGATCGGTTCGGAGTAGATAAAGTCATTATGGGCTCTGATTACCCGTTCCTACTTAGAGAAATTGACCCAGGGAAAGTCATTGATGAATATGGCGCATTGTCAGATGAAGACCGTGCAGCCATCCTTGGAGAAAATGTTCTTTCCTTTTTGAACATTGAAAGGAGCAAAATCTATGGTAAATCAGTTGAAAACGCCTGA
- a CDS encoding 3-hydroxyanthranilate 3,4-dioxygenase: protein MTKETVSKLKARSLNLWKIIEDNKDLLKPPVNNKVLWEDSEFLIMLIGGPNARREFHVDPSDEIFYQIQGSCYVEVINDANKREVVEVKEGEMFTLPANVPHSPHRVADTYGIVIERKRKEGELEDLVWLCSECDHELYKARLQVTDIGRQIAEGISFFNGSEQLRTCTNCGHVMPETVSEWQCE from the coding sequence ATGACGAAGGAAACAGTGAGCAAATTAAAAGCGAGATCATTAAATTTATGGAAAATTATTGAGGATAATAAAGACCTTTTAAAACCACCTGTTAATAATAAAGTGCTATGGGAAGACTCAGAATTTCTCATTATGTTAATCGGAGGTCCAAATGCGCGTCGTGAATTCCATGTCGATCCTTCTGATGAAATTTTCTACCAAATTCAAGGTTCATGCTATGTGGAAGTCATTAATGATGCAAACAAGCGTGAAGTTGTGGAAGTAAAAGAAGGAGAAATGTTTACGCTTCCGGCAAATGTTCCCCATTCTCCACATCGTGTAGCCGACACATATGGAATTGTTATTGAACGGAAACGTAAAGAAGGCGAATTAGAGGATTTAGTTTGGTTATGTAGTGAATGTGATCATGAACTATATAAGGCTCGTTTACAAGTGACAGATATTGGGCGACAAATTGCAGAGGGCATTTCATTCTTTAATGGGTCAGAACAACTCCGTACATGTACGAACTGCGGTCATGTAATGCCTGAAACGGTGAGTGAATGGCAATGCGAATAG
- a CDS encoding IclR family transcriptional regulator, producing the protein MIGSVAKLATIIELFTDDEPSLSNKEIADKLNSPPSSTHHFLKAMCQERILIQGSDRRYRLGWKILEWSNKVMYFQDINAEAGPIISQLLARFKGTSHIGMFDDGKVRFVFKAMSPHVDVVPTLVGRTRFPAHATSIGKVLLAYNKSFMAPMLAGGMLKATPNTIVCIKTLEEELALVRERGYAISDGENETITYGIAAPIKSYNGQVVAALNLVGEKAYMEKEKRHITQEVVRAANLISREIGYMTINY; encoded by the coding sequence TTGATCGGATCTGTTGCAAAGTTAGCGACGATTATTGAGTTATTTACGGATGATGAACCTTCGTTGAGCAACAAGGAAATAGCGGATAAATTAAATTCACCACCGAGCTCCACGCATCATTTTTTAAAAGCGATGTGCCAAGAAAGAATTCTCATTCAAGGGAGTGACCGTCGTTATCGCTTAGGTTGGAAAATTTTAGAGTGGAGCAACAAGGTCATGTATTTTCAAGATATTAATGCAGAAGCAGGACCGATTATTAGTCAATTGCTAGCCCGTTTTAAAGGAACATCTCATATTGGTATGTTTGATGATGGCAAAGTCCGTTTTGTGTTCAAAGCGATGTCACCTCATGTGGATGTTGTGCCAACTTTAGTTGGGAGAACAAGGTTTCCTGCACATGCAACGAGTATAGGTAAGGTGCTACTGGCATACAATAAATCGTTTATGGCGCCTATGCTGGCAGGGGGTATGCTAAAAGCCACACCGAACACGATTGTTTGTATTAAAACATTGGAGGAAGAATTAGCGCTTGTACGGGAACGTGGCTATGCGATTAGTGACGGAGAAAATGAAACAATAACATATGGGATTGCAGCACCGATTAAGTCGTACAACGGACAAGTGGTAGCCGCCTTAAATTTAGTTGGTGAAAAAGCCTATATGGAAAAGGAAAAGCGTCACATTACACAGGAAGTTGTGCGTGCAGCCAACTTAATTTCAAGGGAAATCGGTTATATGACAATCAATTATTAA